In Candidatus Palauibacter scopulicola, the genomic stretch GCTCATGGACGACGTTGCCGCCTTCCGGGCCCGCGTCGCCGACGCGCTGGAGCAGCAGGACCTCGCGAGCGGCGCGCTCCTCCTCGCCCCTCTCATCCGCGAGCACGGCGCCGCGCGCGTGGCCGCCGCTCTCGCCGGACTCCTCCGCGCGGCGGACCGGCCGGCCACCGGGGCGCGCGAAGCCGCGCCCGCCGACGCACCGCCCGGCGACGCCGCGACCGCGCCGCCCGACAGGAGCGCCCGGCGCGCGACTCGCCCCACGTGGACCAAGGTCTTCGTCGGCGTCGGCAAGCGCGACGGCGCGGGTCCCGGCGACCTCGTCGGCGCGATCACCGGCGAGACCTCCGTTGCGGGCGGACAGATCGGGCGCATCGACATCCGGCAGAACTTCACCCTCGTCGACATCGACTCGCTGGCCGCCGATGCGGTGGTCCGCGGCCTCGACGGCAGCCGGATCAAGGGTCGCCAGGTCGTGGCCCGCCTGGACCGCGGGGCGCGATGAGGCGGAGGGGCCTCACGCGGCGCCTGTTCGATTTCAGCCGGTTCGAAGGCCGCCTCTTCGGGGCCGTCCTCTTCACCGTGAGCCTCACGCTCATCGGAACGACCGGCTTCGCCCTCATGCCCCAGTACGACCTGTCCGACGCATTCTTCATGACCGTGATCACGGTCTCGGCGGTCGGGTACGGCGAAATCCGGGCGCTCACGGATGGCGGCCGCATCTTCGCGAGTCTCATGATCGCGGGCGGCATCATCACGCTCGCGATCTGGTTCGCCCTCATCACCGCCACCCTCCTCGAGATGAACCTGACCCAGTCCTTCAAGAGGCGAAGAACGATGAAGAGGATCGACCGCCGCAGGGACCATGTGATCCTGTGCGGGGCGGGCCGCACCGGCCTGGCCGCGCTGAACCGGCTCGTCACGCGCGGGACCCCCTACGTCGCGATCGAACGCGACCCCGCGCAGATCGAGGAGGTACGCCGGATCGACGCCGACGCGCTGGTCATCGAGGGGGATGCGACCGATGACGACGCCCTCGTTGCGGCGGGGATCGAGCGGGCGCGCGGGCTCATCGCCTCGCTGAGCGCGGACACCGACAACGCGTTCGTGTGTCTGGCGGCGCGCGAACTGAACCCGGATCTCACGATCGTGGGGCGGGCGCGCTCCGAGGACGCGGTGAGCAAGCTCAGGAAAGCCGGCGCCGACCGCGTCGTCACCCCGAACTCGACCGGCGGCATCCAGATGGCCTCGCTCGTCCTGCGACCCGACCTCACGCTCTTCGTCGACTTCGACACCCCCGGCGACGCCGGCGGCATGGGACTCCTTCTGGAGCAGGTGTCCGTGCGCGAGTCGTCCGAGGTCGCCGGACTCACCCTGGCCGAGGCGGAGATCCACGCCAGAACGGGCCTGCTCGTCGTCGCGATCCGGCGCGGAAGCGGAGCGGGCGGCGACGCCGAGGGCTTCGTCTACAACCCGGGCCCGGAGGTGAAGGTGCGAGCCGGCGACGATCTCGTGGTGCTCGGACCTCCGTCAAGCTTCGACGAACTGCGCGATTTCCTGAGCTGACCTCCGAAGCAAAGCCGCCGCTCAGAGCTTCTCGGGATTCTCCTGGAAGAAGGGCCGCCACTTCTCCTCGGGCGAGGGCGGCGTGAGGAGGCTCACGACGATCAGGAGTCCGAGCGAGATGAGGACGCCGGGGATCACGATGTAGTCGCTGGAAGCGAAGTCGAACGCGGTCCCCCCGATCGTGGCGGTGAAGTCCACACCGAACCGCGACAGGAGCGCGATCCCCACGATGCTTCCGAGTCCACCCGCGATACACGCCACGCCACCCTGCGGCGTCACGCGGCGCCACAGGAAGGCGGCGAGGAGCGCAGGCGTGAGACTCGCCCCGACGAGGGAATACGCGTAGAGCGCCATCGCGAGCACGGTGTCGAACTGCGTCAGCAGCACGAGCCCCAGCCCGCCGAACAGGACGACGCACAGGCGCTGCAGCGCCAGCTTCCGCCCTTCGCTCGCGTCCGGATCCACGAAGCGTTCGTAGAGGTCCCGGCTCACGTTCGTCGAGGGCACGAGCAGGAAGGTGTTGCCCGTCGAGAGCACGATCGCGACCGCCGCGGCGAGGAGAATCGCGCCCCCGACGATCGGCAGCCCGTTGGCGGCGATGTGAAGGATGATCGTCTCCGACGCGGCGCGGCCGACCAGAGACACCTGCTCCGGGTCCGCGAGTTCCGGGAAGACCGCCCGGCCCACGATCGCGATCAGCGCCAGCGTCGTCTCGATGAAGACGACCCCGAGGAACATGCCGACCACGGCCTTCTTGGCCGACCCGGCGTCCTTTGCCGAGAAGAACTTCTGGTACATCCCGCTCTCGCCGAGGATGAGCAGGAAGGTGGGCATCGCGACGCCGATGACCCAGAGCACGTTGTGTCCCCCGAGGATCGTGAGATGCTGCTCCGGCAGTGCGGCCGCGATCTCCCCGACCCCGCCGTTCGAGAACACGAGATAGGGGAGGCCGATGACGATGCCGAGGGTGATGATGATCCCGTTCAGGAGATCGACGGAGACGATGGACACCATCCCGGCGAGCGCCGTGAACGCCACGATCGTGACGCAGGTGATGATCATCCCGGTCGTGGGCGAGATCGCGCCGTCGGTGACGATGCTCAGGATCCAGCCGCCGCCCCGGAACTGGTAGGCGGCGATCGTGACGTAGGCGAGGATGATCGCGACCGTGCCGAGGATACGCGCCGCCGCGTTGTAGCGCTGTTCGAGCAGGTCCGGGACGGTGTACTTCGCGATCGAGCGCACGCGGGGCGCCAGGTAGAAGGCGACGAGGAGCCCGACCCAGGCGCCGAAGGAGAACCACAGCTCCGCGATCCCCGTGCGGTAGGCCAGCCCGGCCCCGCCGAAGAGCGACCCCGAGCCGATCCAGGTGCAGATGAGCGTCCCCACGAGGAGCGCCACCGGCACGTTCCGGCCCGCCACCATGAAGTCCGCGTGACTCTTGATCTGCCGGGAGCGCCACACGCCGATCCCGATGAGGATGAGCGGGTAGCCGAAGACGGCGATCGTCAGCAGGTCCATCCGCTACTCCCCTTTCGACATGCGACGCTTCAACTCCTCGAGCATCGCGTCCGCCCGCGCCTCCCGCAGTTCGCGCTCGGCCACGAAGTCCCGCTGCGGCGCGCCGGCCATCGGATCGAGCGCCTCGTCCACCTGGCGGCGCGCGTCGTCGAGGTCGCTCTTTCCCTCCATCTTCTCGGCCATGCGGTCGAACGCATCCACCGAGTCGAGCCGGTCGGAGGAGTGCTGGATCGCCTGCGCGCGCCGTTGCTGCACGCTGAGCGAATCCCGCCGCGCCATGGCGCTCTTCAACTGTTCCGCGCCCTGCGCCGCTTCGGCCTTCTGCTGCTGGAGTTCGGCTTGCGTCCCCTCGGCCTTGAGAACGAGCACCTCGAGCCGCTGGCGGTGCCGCGCCGCGAACCGGTTCGCGA encodes the following:
- a CDS encoding potassium channel protein — protein: MRRRGLTRRLFDFSRFEGRLFGAVLFTVSLTLIGTTGFALMPQYDLSDAFFMTVITVSAVGYGEIRALTDGGRIFASLMIAGGIITLAIWFALITATLLEMNLTQSFKRRRTMKRIDRRRDHVILCGAGRTGLAALNRLVTRGTPYVAIERDPAQIEEVRRIDADALVIEGDATDDDALVAAGIERARGLIASLSADTDNAFVCLAARELNPDLTIVGRARSEDAVSKLRKAGADRVVTPNSTGGIQMASLVLRPDLTLFVDFDTPGDAGGMGLLLEQVSVRESSEVAGLTLAEAEIHARTGLLVVAIRRGSGAGGDAEGFVYNPGPEVKVRAGDDLVVLGPPSSFDELRDFLS
- a CDS encoding sodium:solute symporter family protein encodes the protein MDLLTIAVFGYPLILIGIGVWRSRQIKSHADFMVAGRNVPVALLVGTLICTWIGSGSLFGGAGLAYRTGIAELWFSFGAWVGLLVAFYLAPRVRSIAKYTVPDLLEQRYNAAARILGTVAIILAYVTIAAYQFRGGGWILSIVTDGAISPTTGMIITCVTIVAFTALAGMVSIVSVDLLNGIIITLGIVIGLPYLVFSNGGVGEIAAALPEQHLTILGGHNVLWVIGVAMPTFLLILGESGMYQKFFSAKDAGSAKKAVVGMFLGVVFIETTLALIAIVGRAVFPELADPEQVSLVGRAASETIILHIAANGLPIVGGAILLAAAVAIVLSTGNTFLLVPSTNVSRDLYERFVDPDASEGRKLALQRLCVVLFGGLGLVLLTQFDTVLAMALYAYSLVGASLTPALLAAFLWRRVTPQGGVACIAGGLGSIVGIALLSRFGVDFTATIGGTAFDFASSDYIVIPGVLISLGLLIVVSLLTPPSPEEKWRPFFQENPEKL